The genomic stretch AAGAAGGTATAGGGAGTAAAGATATATTCACAAAAGATGCAACATATACTCTACAAATAAAGGGAATATTACCTGGGATTAGCAAGAAAATATCCGAAAATTTTGTTATAAAAGAACTTTATGATCCAAAATCCATGGTAGTTCCCTTTGATGGAATACTTGTGTATAACCAAAAAATACCAGGTGCGCTGCAAGGTTATGCGGGAGTCGTAAAAGATAGTAAAGCAGCCCAGAGGGCAAAAAAAATTGTGTATGAAAGATTTGACGGCCCATTTTATGTTACAGAAGAACTTGATAAAGTATTTAATAGTGTTAGGTATTTTGTAAGTATAGCTATTCAGCTTTTCTATTTTGGCTTTGTCAGTGGTTTTTCAGGACTTACTATACTCAGTATTAAAAATGTATATTCTAGAAGAAGAATAATAGGCTCACTAAAAGCTATTGGAGTAAATAAAATGCAAGTGTTTAAAGCTTTCTTATTTGAATCTATAATGATAGTTACAATAGCAATTTTAACGGCAATTTCTACTGTGACATTTATTACACTTGATTTTGCAAAACTCATTGTTGATGAAATTCCGGATTTTTCAATAACTGTTCCATGGGGGCAAGTATTTCTAATATTAGGAGGAGTGTACTTGATAACTATTATTTTCACAATCTATCCCGCAAATCTTGCTCAAAAGGTTGATCCAGCTGAAGCAATACGAGTTTTTGATTAATGAAACAGAGTTTTTACATTAAAAAAATTGACACAATTAAAATGAAAGTGTAAAATATAGTTTGTATTAAAGTATATAATGAATTAATAAATAGATAGGAAAGGGGAGGAGCAAAATGGCAAAATGTCAAGTTTGTGGTAAAGGACCCGTATCTGGAAAAAATGTATCACATTCTAACAGAAGGACAAACAGATGGTTTAGACCTAATCTTCAAAAAGTTAGAGTTTTGCTCGATGACGGAACAGTAAAAAGAATGTGGGTTTGTACAGATTGTCTAAGTGCAGGAAAAGTCAAGAGATACGTTAGTAAATCGAGCACAGAGGTGGAGGCTTAATAAGCGGGGTAACCCGCTTTTTTTATATATGGTTAGAGTATCTCTTTGGTACAAAATATTGAATATAGTGCATTTATCTTTTGTTATATTTATAATCTCACATTTTCTCACTCTCCCCATATCAATTTATATATTTTCTCTCCTTTTATTTTCACTTCTACTATCATTTAGCCTGTTTTTGGAAGCTATGACATTTAAAATGTGTGTTTTTGTTGATAAAGTAGTTATTTTTTCTATTTTTTATGAAAAAACTTTTAATTATAATGATATAGAAGATTTTAAAATAGGTATTTTAAGTGGTAAAATAAAACGAAAACATGAGAAAAGTTATTTTGTTTTTCCGCCGGTTAAGGGGGGAGATTTACGGAAAGTAGAAGAACGTATGTGGAAATAAATATTCGAAATTATATTTCGAATTTGAGATACTTTC from Thermosipho atlanticus DSM 15807 encodes the following:
- the rpmB gene encoding 50S ribosomal protein L28 → MAKCQVCGKGPVSGKNVSHSNRRTNRWFRPNLQKVRVLLDDGTVKRMWVCTDCLSAGKVKRYVSKSSTEVEA